A genomic region of Neisseria cinerea contains the following coding sequences:
- the cas9 gene encoding type II CRISPR RNA-guided endonuclease Cas9 (Cas9, originally named Csn1, is the large, multifunctional signature protein of type II CRISPR/Cas systems. It is well known even to general audiences because its RNA-guided endonuclease activity has made it a popular tool for custom editing of eukaryotic genomes.) has translation MAAFKPNPINYILGLDIGIASVGWAMVEIDEAENPIRLIDLGVRVFERAEVPKTGDSLAMARRLARSVRRLTRRRAHRLLRARRLLKREGILQAADFDENGLIKSLPNTPWQLRAAALDRKLMPLEWSAVLLHLIKHRGYLSQRKNEGETADKELGALLKGVADNAHTLQTGDFRTPAELALNKFEKESGHIRNQRGDYSHTFSRKDLQAELNLLFEKQKEFGNPHVSDGLKEGIETLLMTQRPALSGDAVQKMLGHCTFEPAEPKAAKNTYTAERFVWLTKLNNLRILEQGSERPLTDTERATLMDEPYRKSKLTYAQARKLLDLDDTAFFKGLRYGKDNAEASTLMEMKAYHAISRALEKEGLKDKKSPLSLSPELQDEIGTAFSLFKTDEDITGRLKDRVQPEILEALLKHINFDEFVQISLKALRRIVPLMEQGKRYDEACTEIYGDHYGKKNTEEEIYLPPIPADEIRNPVVLRALSQARKVINAVVRRYGSPARIHIETAREVGKSFKDRKEIEKRQEENRKDREKAAAKFREYFPNFVDEPKSKDILKLRLYEQQHGKCLYSGKEINLGRLNEKGYVEIDHALPFSRTWDDSFNNKVLVLGSENQNKSNQTPYEYFNGKDNSREWQKFKARVETSRFPRSKKQRILLQKFDEDGFKERNLNDTRYVNRFLCQFVADHMRLTGKGKRRVFASNGQITNLLRGFWGLRKVRAENDRHHALDAVVVACSTVAMQQKITRFVRYKEMNAFDGKTIDKETGEVLHQKAHFPQPWEFFAQEVMIRVFGKPDGKPEFEEADTPEKLRALLAEKLSSRPEAVHEYVTPLFVSRAPNRKMSGQGHMETVKSAKRLDEGISVLRVPLTQLKLKDLEKMVNREREPKLYEALKARLEAHKDDPAKAFAEPFYKYDKAGNRTQQVKAVRVEQVQKTGVWVRNHNGIADNATMVRVDVFEKGGKYYLVPIYSWQVAKGILPDRAVVAYADEENWTVIDESFRFKFVLYSNDLIKVRLKKDSFLGYFSGLDRATGAISLREHDMEKSKGKDGIYRIGVKTALSFQKYQIDELGKEIRPCRLKKRPPVR, from the coding sequence ATGGCTGCATTCAAACCTAATCCAATCAACTACATCCTCGGCCTCGATATCGGCATCGCATCCGTCGGCTGGGCGATGGTAGAAATTGACGAAGCAGAAAACCCCATCCGCCTGATTGATTTGGGTGTGCGCGTATTTGAGCGTGCAGAAGTACCGAAAACAGGCGACTCTCTCGCCATGGCAAGGCGTTTGGCGCGCAGTGTCCGCCGCCTGACCCGCCGTCGCGCCCACCGCCTACTTCGAGCCCGTCGCCTATTGAAACGCGAAGGCATATTACAAGCCGCCGATTTTGATGAAAACGGCTTGATCAAATCCTTACCGAATACACCATGGCAACTTCGCGCAGCCGCATTAGACCGCAAACTGATGCCTTTAGAGTGGTCGGCAGTCTTGTTGCATTTAATCAAACACCGCGGCTATTTGTCGCAAAGAAAAAACGAGGGCGAAACTGCCGATAAGGAGCTTGGCGCTTTGCTTAAAGGTGTAGCTGACAATGCCCATACCTTACAAACAGGCGATTTCCGCACACCGGCCGAATTGGCTTTAAATAAATTTGAAAAAGAAAGCGGCCATATCCGCAACCAGCGCGGCGATTATTCGCATACGTTCAGCCGCAAAGATTTGCAGGCGGAGCTAAATTTACTGTTTGAAAAACAAAAAGAATTCGGCAATCCGCATGTTTCAGACGGCCTTAAAGAAGGTATTGAAACCCTGCTGATGACGCAACGCCCTGCCCTGTCCGGCGATGCTGTTCAAAAAATGTTGGGACATTGCACCTTTGAGCCGGCAGAGCCGAAAGCCGCTAAAAACACCTATACCGCCGAACGTTTCGTCTGGCTGACCAAGCTGAACAACCTGCGTATTTTAGAGCAAGGCAGCGAGCGGCCATTGACCGATACCGAACGCGCCACGCTTATGGACGAGCCATACAGAAAATCCAAACTGACTTACGCACAAGCCCGTAAGCTTTTGGATCTAGACGATACCGCCTTTTTCAAAGGCTTGCGCTATGGTAAAGACAATGCCGAAGCCTCAACATTGATGGAAATGAAGGCCTACCATGCCATCAGCCGTGCGCTGGAAAAAGAAGGATTGAAAGACAAAAAATCCCCATTAAGCCTTTCTCCCGAATTACAAGACGAAATCGGCACGGCATTCTCTCTGTTCAAAACCGATGAAGACATTACAGGCCGTCTGAAAGACCGTGTTCAGCCCGAAATTTTAGAAGCGCTGTTGAAACACATCAACTTCGACGAGTTCGTCCAAATTTCCTTGAAAGCATTGCGCCGAATTGTGCCTCTAATGGAACAAGGCAAACGTTACGATGAAGCCTGCACCGAAATCTACGGAGACCATTACGGCAAGAAAAATACGGAAGAAGAGATTTATCTGCCACCGATTCCCGCCGATGAAATCCGTAACCCAGTCGTCTTACGCGCCTTATCTCAAGCCAGAAAAGTCATTAACGCCGTTGTACGCCGTTATGGCTCCCCTGCACGTATCCATATTGAAACGGCAAGAGAGGTAGGTAAATCATTTAAAGACCGCAAAGAAATCGAAAAACGCCAAGAAGAAAACCGTAAAGACCGGGAAAAAGCCGCCGCCAAATTCCGAGAGTATTTCCCCAATTTTGTCGACGAACCCAAATCCAAAGATATTCTGAAACTACGCCTATACGAGCAACAACACGGCAAATGTCTGTATTCGGGCAAAGAAATCAACTTAGGCCGTCTGAACGAAAAAGGCTATGTCGAAATCGACCATGCCCTGCCGTTCTCGCGCACATGGGACGACAGTTTCAACAATAAAGTGCTGGTATTGGGCAGCGAAAACCAAAACAAAAGCAATCAAACCCCTTACGAATACTTCAACGGCAAAGACAACAGCCGCGAATGGCAGAAATTTAAAGCGCGTGTCGAAACCAGCCGTTTCCCACGCAGTAAAAAACAACGGATTCTGCTGCAAAAATTCGACGAAGATGGCTTTAAAGAACGCAATCTAAACGATACGCGCTACGTCAACCGTTTCCTGTGCCAATTTGTTGCCGACCATATGCGGCTGACAGGCAAAGGAAAAAGACGCGTCTTTGCCTCCAACGGACAAATTACCAATCTGTTGCGCGGCTTTTGGGGATTGCGCAAAGTGCGTGCGGAAAACGACCGCCATCACGCCTTGGACGCAGTAGTCGTTGCCTGCTCAACCGTTGCCATGCAGCAGAAAATTACCCGTTTTGTACGCTATAAAGAGATGAATGCGTTTGACGGTAAAACCATAGACAAAGAAACAGGAGAAGTGCTGCATCAAAAAGCACACTTCCCGCAACCTTGGGAATTTTTCGCACAAGAAGTCATGATTCGCGTCTTCGGCAAACCGGACGGCAAACCCGAATTTGAAGAAGCGGATACCCCAGAAAAACTGCGCGCGTTGCTTGCCGAAAAATTATCATCTCGTCCCGAAGCCGTACACGAATACGTTACACCACTGTTTGTTTCGCGCGCGCCTAATCGGAAGATGAGCGGGCAAGGCCATATGGAGACCGTCAAATCCGCCAAACGACTGGACGAAGGCATCAGCGTGTTGCGCGTACCGCTGACACAGTTAAAACTGAAAGACTTGGAAAAAATGGTCAATCGGGAGCGCGAACCTAAGCTATACGAAGCGCTGAAAGCACGGTTGGAGGCACATAAAGACGATCCTGCCAAAGCCTTTGCCGAGCCGTTTTACAAATACGATAAAGCAGGCAACCGCACCCAACAAGTAAAAGCCGTACGCGTAGAGCAAGTACAGAAAACCGGCGTATGGGTGCGCAACCATAACGGTATTGCCGACAACGCAACCATGGTGCGCGTAGATGTGTTTGAGAAAGGCGGCAAGTATTATCTGGTCCCGATTTACAGTTGGCAGGTCGCAAAAGGGATTTTGCCGGATAGGGCTGTTGTTGCTTATGCAGATGAAGAGAACTGGACTGTAATAGATGAAAGCTTCAGATTTAAATTTGTACTTTATTCGAATGATTTGATTAAAGTTCGGCTTAAAAAAGATAGTTTTTTAGGTTATTTTTCAGGATTAGATCGAGCCACAGGAGCTATTTCTCTTAGAGAACATGATATGGAAAAATCGAAAGGTAAAGACGGTATATATAGAATCGGCGTCAAAACCGCCCTTTCATTCCAAAAATACCAAATCGACGAATTGGGTAAAGAAATCAGACCATGCCGTCTGAAAAAACGCCCACCTGTCCGTTAA